Proteins from a single region of Dyadobacter fanqingshengii:
- a CDS encoding bifunctional UDP-N-acetylmuramoyl-tripeptide:D-alanyl-D-alanine ligase/alanine racemase, translating to MNFTVDSFQTITTDAAYLLTDSRQISFPSQSIFFAIKGERHDGHQFLPALYASGVREFVVEEAAYTEMLRWETAVWRDARIWVVPSSIRALQSLVAERRRQFNLPVVGIAGSNGKTIVKEWLVQLASPRETIVASPKSYNSQIGVPLSVWNIGKQHTLGIFEAGISRSHEMEYLQPVMQPTIGIFTNIGPAHDDGFKSKKQKITEKLRLFTKVKKLIYRKDYAELDEEINLILRPVNTFLKTISWGTPASGADISVSYQKEKSKTVISLTGKLGNQKFDTNFTDEASLENLTHCIVFLLDFGFPSSVIQEGIGLLKPVSMRLELKEGINHNYIIDDAYNNDLQGLSMALNFLAQQEQRQKKTVILSDVLQTGQTPAELYRTVAKLLKEKAIDRLIGIGPEIQGQAAAFDITRTHFFNDTATFLQEFPFNSLYDSLVLIKGARPFSFEKIVQRLQQKAHGTVFEINLDALSHNLNFYRSKVGSQTKIMAMVKAFAYGTGSAEVASLLQFHRVDYLGVAYADEGVVLRQSGITLPIMVMNATSQAFDLLLQYKLEPEIYSQRIFTEWIAFVNKNKFTAEIPAIHLKLDTGMHRLGFVKDDLEWLIETLATNPHIKVASIFSHLVGADEGVHNAFSKQQFELFQEGAQQIENALGYTTIKHILNSAGIVRFPDYKLDMVRLGIGLYGVEATGQEQQALQSVGTLKTVVSQIKYLSAGETVGYSRRGHLDHDAAIATLAIGYADGYDRGLGNGAGKVWVNGLLCPTIGNICMDMTMIDVTGATVEEGDEVIIFGKEMPILELSKQINTIPYEILTGIGDRVKRVFYKE from the coding sequence TTTTTGCAATTAAAGGTGAAAGGCACGACGGGCATCAATTCTTGCCGGCATTGTACGCCAGTGGCGTTAGGGAATTTGTGGTGGAAGAAGCTGCTTACACGGAAATGCTGCGTTGGGAAACTGCTGTTTGGCGTGATGCCAGGATATGGGTTGTACCGTCCAGCATTCGTGCCTTGCAGTCGCTGGTGGCAGAAAGGCGACGGCAGTTCAATCTTCCGGTTGTGGGCATAGCCGGCAGTAATGGCAAGACGATTGTAAAGGAATGGCTCGTTCAGCTCGCGTCTCCGCGGGAGACCATTGTTGCAAGCCCAAAGAGTTATAATTCACAAATCGGCGTTCCATTATCCGTATGGAACATTGGGAAACAGCACACCCTTGGGATATTTGAAGCCGGGATTTCGCGTTCGCACGAAATGGAGTATTTGCAACCTGTCATGCAGCCTACAATCGGTATTTTCACCAATATCGGCCCGGCCCATGATGATGGTTTCAAAAGTAAAAAGCAAAAAATCACTGAAAAGCTGCGCCTTTTTACCAAAGTCAAAAAACTCATTTACAGAAAGGATTATGCTGAACTTGACGAAGAAATCAATCTGATACTGAGGCCGGTAAACACTTTTTTAAAAACCATCAGCTGGGGCACACCGGCATCAGGTGCTGATATCAGTGTTTCTTATCAAAAGGAGAAATCCAAAACTGTTATTTCGCTGACCGGAAAACTTGGCAATCAAAAATTTGATACAAACTTCACCGACGAAGCTTCCCTTGAAAACCTCACGCACTGCATTGTTTTTCTGCTGGACTTCGGCTTTCCTAGCTCAGTAATCCAGGAAGGCATAGGGCTGCTGAAACCGGTTTCCATGCGTTTGGAGCTGAAAGAAGGCATTAATCACAATTACATTATTGATGATGCTTACAATAACGATTTGCAGGGCTTATCCATGGCGCTCAATTTTCTCGCGCAACAGGAACAGCGGCAAAAGAAGACCGTGATCCTTTCGGACGTTTTGCAAACCGGCCAGACGCCCGCCGAACTATATAGAACGGTTGCCAAGCTCCTGAAAGAGAAAGCCATCGACAGATTGATTGGAATAGGGCCGGAAATCCAGGGCCAGGCGGCAGCGTTTGACATTACACGCACCCACTTTTTCAATGACACCGCCACATTCCTGCAAGAATTCCCCTTCAATTCTTTGTACGACAGTCTTGTCCTCATTAAGGGCGCCAGGCCATTCTCGTTTGAAAAGATCGTTCAGCGGTTGCAGCAAAAAGCACACGGAACAGTGTTTGAGATAAATCTGGATGCATTGTCGCATAATCTGAATTTTTATAGGTCAAAAGTCGGTTCGCAAACCAAAATCATGGCTATGGTTAAAGCCTTCGCTTATGGCACGGGAAGCGCCGAAGTGGCGTCTTTATTACAGTTCCATCGCGTGGATTACCTCGGCGTCGCTTATGCGGACGAAGGTGTGGTTTTAAGGCAAAGCGGCATCACATTGCCCATTATGGTGATGAATGCAACTTCCCAGGCCTTCGACCTGCTTTTACAATATAAGTTGGAGCCGGAAATTTACAGCCAGCGGATCTTCACCGAATGGATCGCTTTCGTCAATAAAAATAAATTCACTGCTGAAATCCCAGCCATACATTTAAAGCTCGATACGGGCATGCATCGCCTGGGATTTGTGAAAGACGACCTCGAATGGCTCATCGAAACGCTTGCCACCAATCCGCATATCAAGGTCGCATCGATCTTTTCACATCTTGTTGGCGCTGACGAAGGTGTACACAATGCTTTTTCAAAACAGCAGTTCGAGCTTTTCCAGGAGGGTGCGCAGCAAATTGAAAATGCATTGGGCTACACCACAATTAAACACATTCTGAACTCGGCCGGAATCGTTCGGTTCCCGGATTATAAGCTGGATATGGTGCGTTTGGGGATCGGGCTTTATGGCGTAGAGGCAACCGGGCAGGAACAGCAGGCCTTGCAATCAGTAGGAACATTAAAAACGGTTGTGTCGCAGATTAAATATCTTTCTGCTGGCGAAACAGTCGGTTATAGCCGGCGGGGCCATCTGGACCATGACGCGGCAATCGCTACACTCGCCATCGGCTATGCAGACGGTTATGATCGCGGGTTAGGAAATGGAGCGGGTAAAGTATGGGTAAATGGCCTGCTATGCCCGACTATCGGCAACATTTGTATGGATATGACCATGATCGATGTAACCGGGGCCACCGTGGAGGAGGGTGATGAGGTAATTATTTTCGGGAAGGAAATGCCAATTCTTGAGCTCTCAAAACAAATTAACACGATCCCATACGAAATCCTTACTGGAATCGGAGATCGTGTTAAAAGGGTTTTCTATAAAGAATAA
- the gyrB gene encoding DNA topoisomerase (ATP-hydrolyzing) subunit B: MSNEAVIEVNSYSAENIQVLEGLEAVRKRPAMYIGDTGFKGVHHLIWEVVDNSIDEAMAGYCDTINVTIEKNNSITVQDNGRGIPTGMHTKEGRSALEVVLTVLHAGGKFDKDTYKVSGGLHGVGVSCVNALSIHLRAEIHREGKIFEQEYSEGKPLYPVRTIGESEKTGTFIHFLPDATIFTVTEFKYETVATRLRELSYLNKKIRITLEDKREEDEDGKFRGEEFYSEIGLNEFVTYLDATRQPLIPAPIHMETLKGTVPVEVAMMYNTSYSENVFSYVNNINTVEGGTHVSGFRAALTRTLKNYAEKSGVLAKEKIEISGDDFREGLTAVISIKVQEPQFEGQTKTKLGNSEVTGVVSQVVSEMLDNYLNEHPKEARVIIDKVILAAKARIAAKKAREMVQRKNILTGTGLPGKLSDCSETDPNVCELYLVEGDSAGGTAKQGRNRAYQAILPLRGKILNVEKAQEYRIYENEEIKNMFTAMGVQIGKDGDERALNIDKLRYHKIVIMTDADIDGSHIRTLILTFFFRYMKILIDHGYIYIAQPPLYLVRKGREERYCWTEAQREAAIREIGAGREESVNVQRYKGLGEMNAEQLWETTMNPDKRSLKRVSIESAAEADHLFSMLMGDEVAPRRDFIEKNAKYARVDV; this comes from the coding sequence ATGTCAAACGAAGCAGTGATTGAAGTAAATAGTTATTCAGCCGAAAACATCCAGGTTCTTGAAGGTTTAGAGGCCGTTCGTAAACGTCCGGCCATGTATATTGGTGACACTGGTTTTAAGGGGGTTCACCATTTGATTTGGGAAGTTGTCGACAACTCCATTGATGAAGCGATGGCTGGCTATTGCGACACCATCAATGTTACGATAGAAAAAAATAATTCCATTACCGTTCAGGATAATGGCCGGGGGATTCCAACCGGAATGCATACCAAAGAAGGAAGGTCCGCATTAGAGGTCGTATTGACCGTTTTGCATGCCGGTGGTAAGTTTGATAAAGATACATACAAGGTTTCCGGTGGTTTGCACGGTGTAGGGGTTTCCTGCGTAAATGCACTTTCAATTCATTTGAGAGCAGAGATCCATCGTGAAGGAAAAATATTCGAGCAAGAGTACAGCGAAGGCAAGCCGCTTTATCCTGTAAGGACGATCGGTGAGTCAGAAAAAACTGGGACATTTATTCACTTCCTGCCCGATGCTACCATTTTCACAGTTACAGAATTCAAGTATGAAACCGTAGCAACGCGTCTCCGGGAATTATCCTATTTGAACAAAAAGATCCGGATTACCCTGGAAGATAAACGTGAGGAAGATGAAGACGGGAAATTTAGAGGGGAAGAGTTCTATTCCGAAATCGGTTTGAACGAGTTTGTCACCTATCTGGATGCAACACGTCAGCCATTGATTCCAGCGCCCATTCACATGGAAACCCTGAAAGGAACTGTTCCGGTGGAAGTGGCGATGATGTATAATACGTCTTACAGCGAGAATGTATTTTCTTATGTAAACAACATCAACACCGTCGAAGGCGGAACGCACGTTTCCGGTTTCCGCGCGGCGTTGACAAGAACATTGAAAAACTACGCTGAAAAATCAGGCGTTCTTGCCAAAGAAAAAATTGAAATCAGCGGGGACGACTTTCGCGAAGGTCTGACAGCCGTGATTTCGATCAAAGTCCAGGAGCCTCAGTTTGAAGGCCAGACTAAAACCAAGCTTGGAAACTCTGAGGTAACCGGCGTTGTAAGCCAGGTTGTATCGGAAATGCTGGACAATTACCTGAATGAGCATCCTAAGGAAGCACGGGTAATTATTGATAAAGTAATTTTAGCTGCCAAAGCACGTATCGCTGCCAAAAAAGCACGCGAAATGGTGCAGCGGAAAAATATTCTGACCGGAACAGGTCTGCCGGGTAAACTGTCCGACTGCTCCGAAACAGATCCAAACGTTTGCGAGTTGTACCTGGTCGAAGGGGACTCGGCGGGTGGAACTGCAAAACAAGGCCGTAACCGCGCATATCAGGCGATTTTGCCGCTTCGTGGTAAGATCCTGAATGTGGAAAAAGCACAGGAATACCGGATTTACGAAAACGAAGAGATTAAGAATATGTTCACCGCAATGGGTGTGCAGATTGGAAAAGACGGCGATGAAAGGGCTTTGAACATTGACAAGCTGCGTTACCATAAGATCGTAATCATGACGGATGCGGATATTGATGGTAGCCACATTCGTACATTGATCCTGACTTTCTTCTTCCGTTATATGAAGATCCTGATCGACCACGGCTACATTTACATTGCCCAGCCGCCGCTTTACCTCGTGAGAAAAGGACGTGAAGAAAGATATTGCTGGACCGAGGCGCAAAGAGAAGCTGCCATCCGTGAAATCGGTGCCGGACGTGAAGAATCGGTTAACGTGCAGCGTTACAAAGGTTTGGGAGAAATGAATGCTGAACAATTGTGGGAAACAACCATGAATCCTGACAAGAGAAGCTTGAAACGGGTTTCGATTGAATCGGCCGCAGAAGCAGACCATTTGTTTTCAATGCTGATGGGCGACGAAGTGGCCCCTAGGCGGGATTTTATAGAGAAAAATGCGAAATACGCCCGTGTAGACGTATAG
- the ppk1 gene encoding polyphosphate kinase 1 has translation MSGSTDPIYSNGKKGRLNNLFAFFKSTKGSASPEDPKIISPSSEKANTLVQQSDLISRDLSWLKFNDRVLDQATNEERNLFDRLKFLAITSSNLDEFFTIRVGSLYNYLDFGKERLDYSGLREIPFRKVLMRELHEFVRKQNDCYKNQLLPLFEQHGFTIIKVDDVHDDEKAAVEEYFERTVYPMLTPMLFDYTHAFPVLLAKVLILGVITQVKGTTAEEDRKLSFVQLPLNLPRFYVIDREDELLFLPIEDIVRAYIHKLYRNVDIVSTNLFRIIRNGDFSLEESDDVEADFIDEIKQKIKSRRLGRVVQVSIEHDTNPDLLSLIKKRWEIDDYNVFPIDGFIDYTSFWGIIKHPEFKDQIPAIHPPVPPLGLDRERIPDIFEVMRERDILLHHPYNNFEPVLQLLEQAAEDPKVLSIKLTIYRLAKNSRVTEALLHAAENGKHVAVLFEVKARFDEENNIREAQRLQKAGCFVIYGIGLLKTHTKLLLIVRNEGNRVLRYAHLSSGNYNEDTSRLYTDTGLLTSNEEYTHDISEFFNVITGHSIPSEYQNLITAPRYMRDKLVDLIQQEAENARAGLKSGICIKINSLEDRTTILELYKASQAGVPIKLIVRGMCCLRPQRAGLSENITVRSLVGDFLEHSRIFYFHQNGDPLVYGGSADAMVRSFDKRIESLFKLVDPRVRQEAIHILYYSLQDNVNAYEMHEDGSYVKCEILDGTEPLNVHEAFYSVTLDQVMATHLFEDEPVRATASETIESVDSEEFTETRNETQV, from the coding sequence ATGTCCGGCTCAACCGATCCCATATATAGCAACGGCAAGAAAGGCAGATTGAATAATTTGTTTGCTTTTTTTAAAAGTACCAAAGGTTCAGCATCCCCCGAGGACCCAAAAATCATCAGTCCTTCCAGTGAAAAGGCCAATACGCTTGTTCAACAAAGTGATCTGATCAGCCGGGATCTGAGCTGGTTGAAATTCAACGACCGCGTCCTGGATCAGGCAACCAATGAAGAACGAAACCTGTTCGACAGGCTGAAATTTTTGGCTATTACGTCTTCCAATCTGGATGAATTTTTTACGATCCGGGTTGGCAGCCTTTATAATTATCTTGATTTTGGTAAAGAACGGCTCGATTATTCGGGTCTGAGGGAAATTCCTTTCCGCAAAGTGCTCATGCGCGAGTTGCATGAGTTTGTCAGGAAGCAGAATGACTGTTACAAAAATCAGCTCTTGCCGCTGTTTGAACAGCACGGTTTCACAATCATCAAGGTGGACGATGTCCACGATGATGAGAAAGCTGCCGTTGAAGAATATTTTGAGCGCACAGTTTATCCGATGCTGACACCCATGCTGTTTGACTATACCCACGCCTTCCCGGTTTTGCTGGCGAAAGTGCTGATCCTGGGTGTAATTACGCAGGTGAAGGGAACCACCGCAGAAGAAGACAGGAAGCTGTCCTTTGTGCAGCTGCCCTTGAATCTGCCGCGGTTTTATGTCATAGATCGCGAAGATGAGTTGTTGTTTTTGCCTATTGAAGACATTGTAAGGGCTTACATTCATAAGCTTTACCGCAATGTGGATATCGTTTCAACCAATCTTTTCAGGATTATTAGAAATGGTGATTTTTCCCTGGAAGAGAGTGACGATGTTGAAGCGGATTTTATCGATGAAATCAAACAAAAAATAAAAAGCCGGCGCTTGGGACGCGTTGTGCAGGTTTCCATTGAGCATGACACGAATCCTGACTTGCTGAGTCTGATCAAAAAACGTTGGGAAATTGATGATTACAATGTTTTTCCGATTGATGGCTTCATAGATTACACGTCGTTCTGGGGCATTATTAAGCATCCTGAATTCAAAGATCAGATCCCGGCGATCCATCCGCCTGTGCCACCGCTGGGACTCGACAGAGAACGGATTCCGGATATTTTCGAAGTCATGCGCGAGCGCGATATCCTGTTGCACCATCCCTATAACAATTTCGAGCCCGTTTTACAGCTTTTGGAACAGGCCGCCGAGGACCCGAAAGTTCTGTCTATCAAACTGACGATTTACAGGCTGGCTAAAAATTCGCGGGTAACCGAAGCACTTTTGCATGCAGCGGAAAACGGTAAACACGTAGCTGTTTTGTTCGAGGTTAAGGCACGGTTTGATGAAGAAAATAACATCAGGGAAGCGCAGCGGCTGCAAAAGGCTGGCTGTTTCGTGATCTATGGCATTGGTCTACTCAAAACCCATACAAAACTGCTGCTGATCGTTCGTAATGAGGGAAACCGGGTGCTGCGTTACGCGCATTTGTCGAGCGGGAATTATAATGAAGATACGTCCAGACTTTATACGGATACAGGGCTATTGACTTCAAATGAAGAATATACACATGATATCTCAGAGTTTTTCAATGTTATCACAGGACATTCAATTCCTTCTGAATATCAAAATCTGATCACCGCGCCGCGTTATATGCGCGACAAGTTAGTGGATCTGATTCAACAGGAAGCGGAGAATGCACGTGCAGGGCTGAAAAGCGGGATTTGTATCAAAATTAATTCCCTCGAAGACAGAACCACCATTCTCGAACTTTATAAAGCATCGCAGGCAGGTGTTCCAATCAAATTAATTGTTCGCGGCATGTGCTGTCTGCGGCCGCAACGTGCCGGACTAAGCGAAAATATCACGGTCAGATCACTGGTAGGGGACTTTTTGGAACATTCGCGCATATTTTATTTTCACCAGAATGGCGATCCGCTGGTATATGGCGGAAGTGCCGATGCCATGGTGCGGAGTTTCGACAAGCGCATTGAATCACTGTTTAAACTCGTGGATCCACGCGTGCGCCAGGAGGCCATTCACATTTTATATTACAGCCTGCAAGACAACGTGAATGCTTATGAAATGCACGAAGACGGTAGTTATGTCAAATGCGAGATCCTCGATGGGACAGAGCCGCTGAACGTGCACGAGGCATTTTACAGTGTAACGCTTGACCAGGTTATGGCCACGCACCTTTTCGAAGACGAACCGGTTCGTGCAACGGCGTCTGAAACTATCGAATCGGTTGATTCAGAAGAGTTTACTGAAACTCGAAACGAAACGCAGGTTTAA
- a CDS encoding beta-galactosidase — protein MKKRIFVNWQISILFFSLSLFFVPLDSSAQQPRYFAVSLVNENDSPSLTTIQSAKDIGCNAVALTIQWGTIEGKISRILKSENGQNYNVWKQYDDQINLATSLGMKVAINIAVSTGDDVTNGISDRYGVDTGDGWKKEDRVMVANYNGQDAVFQKQGGPIRPNINLQFVMTSLAAQSTRDRITAFATKVIQRYKYVQEQNNLLYVSLIYSRQGEGEFEMGSTKYHYEQPLDMSGALTDYSAPMTNAYRNWLKGKYGHIEYLNSAWGTNHSSFNNVGPKRPSNTTFTGADGTDWFAFRTQVLKEINNLFKNTVKGIDSNIKVLAHHGSVYDKLSRSRGTLPFNEIGAELDGVKINDDIFYDHRFAIDLVRSNLPGKIYVNEAAYVTGTQSIVNLTTESYTHGAQIVTLFYLENALKNPDAVNTLKSLTSQWVKNKNVTTPTATSSENFTLSSMIDNDGCYTQRDSYANDCEAYKKWRSTFDNGGGKPVSIMMQNNVVQPGCFYKDLSLAGNGAQAASIIPDGKYFHLTGSDCKLIGTVKGNGLTNGNDKFTATVTVDPQVTIHGDQPLVQRHFKLVPGGTNPGNANVTLYVSQDELTAFNVASSEKLPVNSSDNASKANLRVLQWKGDMTSGAPDRIIDPNDNDIQWDATLNLWRIRFDVNGFSSFYISAHNAGQLPVTLVNFSGKKQENAVSLNWQTSEETNSDHFEIQHGVDGKQWTKIGEVAASAESKALKTYNFLHPYPLAGENLYRLKMVDQDNTFAYSKIISAGFETLDRVTLYPNPVTAGVISLQYTGIAPKVTLNDITGRNVPVMTEQDGPDKLTVKAKAKLTPGLYILNAGYGTTQVRHKVVVN, from the coding sequence ATGAAAAAACGTATATTCGTAAATTGGCAGATTAGCATACTTTTCTTCTCTTTGTCTCTCTTCTTTGTCCCGCTCGACTCGTCAGCACAGCAACCTCGCTATTTCGCCGTTTCTTTGGTCAACGAAAATGACAGCCCGTCATTAACAACCATCCAATCCGCTAAGGACATTGGGTGTAATGCGGTAGCGCTTACTATTCAATGGGGAACCATTGAAGGCAAGATTTCCAGGATCCTCAAATCGGAGAACGGGCAGAACTACAATGTGTGGAAGCAGTATGATGACCAGATCAACCTGGCCACTTCGCTGGGAATGAAAGTCGCGATAAACATTGCGGTCAGCACTGGTGATGACGTTACCAACGGAATTTCTGATCGTTACGGAGTCGACACCGGCGATGGCTGGAAAAAGGAAGACCGCGTCATGGTGGCCAACTACAATGGTCAGGACGCTGTTTTTCAAAAACAGGGAGGCCCTATCCGGCCCAACATCAACCTTCAATTTGTAATGACCTCCCTGGCCGCGCAATCGACGCGTGACCGGATTACGGCATTTGCTACAAAAGTGATCCAGCGTTATAAATATGTGCAGGAACAGAATAACCTGCTGTATGTGAGCCTGATCTATTCTCGCCAGGGCGAAGGAGAGTTCGAGATGGGCTCAACGAAATATCACTACGAGCAACCTCTGGATATGAGCGGCGCGTTGACGGATTACTCCGCACCAATGACCAATGCTTACAGAAACTGGCTTAAAGGCAAATATGGGCATATCGAATATCTGAATTCCGCATGGGGCACCAATCATTCCTCATTCAATAATGTTGGCCCGAAAAGGCCTTCCAACACAACATTCACCGGCGCAGACGGCACAGACTGGTTTGCATTCCGTACACAGGTGCTGAAAGAGATTAACAACCTTTTCAAAAACACGGTAAAAGGAATTGATTCCAACATCAAAGTGCTGGCGCATCACGGATCTGTTTACGACAAGCTTTCCAGATCGCGCGGTACACTCCCTTTCAACGAAATCGGCGCTGAACTGGATGGGGTGAAAATTAATGACGATATTTTTTATGACCACCGTTTTGCCATTGACCTCGTACGGTCCAATTTGCCTGGCAAAATATATGTGAATGAGGCTGCGTATGTAACAGGAACGCAGTCAATCGTCAACCTGACTACTGAAAGCTATACACACGGAGCCCAGATAGTAACATTGTTCTATCTGGAAAATGCCTTGAAAAATCCAGACGCGGTGAACACGCTGAAATCGCTGACTTCGCAGTGGGTGAAAAACAAAAATGTTACCACACCCACCGCAACAAGCTCAGAGAACTTCACGCTTTCCAGCATGATCGACAACGACGGTTGCTACACCCAGCGCGACAGTTATGCAAACGACTGCGAAGCTTACAAGAAATGGAGAAGCACATTCGATAACGGCGGAGGCAAGCCTGTCAGCATTATGATGCAAAACAATGTGGTCCAGCCCGGCTGTTTCTACAAAGATTTGTCACTGGCTGGGAATGGCGCGCAAGCAGCCTCTATCATTCCGGATGGCAAATATTTTCATTTAACCGGTTCCGACTGCAAGTTGATCGGAACGGTAAAGGGCAATGGGTTAACCAACGGCAATGATAAGTTTACGGCCACTGTAACAGTTGATCCGCAGGTGACCATTCACGGCGACCAGCCGTTAGTACAACGCCACTTCAAGCTGGTTCCGGGCGGTACGAATCCAGGCAACGCAAATGTCACCCTATATGTGAGCCAGGACGAGCTTACCGCATTTAATGTAGCGAGTTCAGAAAAACTGCCTGTAAACAGCTCAGATAATGCCAGTAAGGCCAATCTTCGTGTTTTACAATGGAAGGGAGACATGACTTCCGGTGCCCCGGACAGGATCATTGATCCAAATGACAATGACATTCAATGGGATGCAACACTTAATTTGTGGCGGATCCGGTTCGATGTAAATGGATTCTCATCTTTCTACATTTCCGCTCACAATGCCGGGCAGTTGCCGGTAACACTGGTTAATTTCAGCGGCAAAAAACAAGAGAATGCAGTGTCACTGAACTGGCAGACTTCCGAAGAAACAAACAGCGACCATTTCGAAATCCAGCATGGGGTTGACGGCAAACAGTGGACAAAAATAGGCGAAGTAGCTGCCTCTGCCGAGAGCAAGGCTTTGAAAACATACAACTTTCTCCATCCGTATCCGCTGGCAGGCGAAAACCTTTATCGGTTAAAAATGGTGGATCAGGACAACACATTTGCTTACTCGAAAATCATTTCAGCAGGCTTCGAAACATTGGATAGGGTTACATTGTATCCAAATCCGGTGACGGCAGGCGTTATTTCGTTGCAATACACGGGCATAGCACCCAAAGTCACCCTGAATGATATCACAGGGAGGAATGTTCCTGTCATGACCGAGCAGGATGGGCCTGACAAGCTGACGGTGAAAGCGAAAGCGAAGCTTACGCCAGGTTTATATATCCTTAATGCGGGATACGGCACTACGCAGGTTAGGCATAAAGTGGTTGTGAATTAG